A genomic stretch from Elusimicrobiota bacterium includes:
- a CDS encoding response regulator — protein MRPLLTVDDDPEIRRIIRLGLAADYSVFEAWDKASALAAFRDAKPGIILLDLNLPDCDGIELLEALKAAGSDAFVIMLTGIEDLEAARRSLELGADEYITKPFDMEYLKGVLRDRAGRREPNGDRPPWRVGE, from the coding sequence ATGCGACCCCTCCTCACCGTCGACGACGACCCCGAGATCCGGCGCATCATCCGCCTGGGCCTCGCCGCCGACTACAGCGTCTTCGAGGCCTGGGACAAGGCCAGCGCGCTGGCCGCCTTCCGCGACGCGAAGCCCGGCATCATCCTGCTGGACCTCAATCTCCCCGACTGCGACGGCATCGAGCTCCTGGAGGCGCTGAAGGCGGCCGGCAGCGACGCCTTCGTCATCATGCTCACGGGGATCGAGGACCTCGAGGCCGCTCGCCGCAGCCTCGAGCTGGGTGCCGACGAGTACATCACCAAGCCCTTCGACATGGAGTACCTCAAGGGCGTGCTGCGCGACCGCGCCGGGCGACGCGAGCCCAACGGCGATCGCCCGCCCTGGCGCGTGGGAGAGTGA
- a CDS encoding SulP family inorganic anion transporter: MNANARKEAVIDWSTEALGGFAAMLVAMPQAIAFGVVVYSSLGSGDAAAGALAGIVGTAVLGVIAPVFGGTPRLISAPCAPAAAVLAALGASLASGPAHGDPARLALLLTLTALIAGALQLFYGLIGGGRLIKYIPYPVVNGYLSGVAVLIFLGQVPRLLGVPAGTKLWAAALSPGLWNWHAIPVGLAAIAAMSFGGRRFKKLPAPILGLAGGLGAYLLMTLAHPELRVAAGNPLVIGPLFEKASSFGAAFARWSSFPRLSLMDLHSVLVPALTLSVLLSMDTLKTCVVLDALTRSRHKSDRELMAQGFGNAASAVLGGLPGAGTLGASLVNMQSGGSTRVSGTLEGLFALVAILAIGGLIAWVPIAALAGILIVVGWRMFDRKSFRLLRKPSTIFDFLVMASVVAAAVVSDLMTAAGIGLAFSILLFMREQIRGSVLRRKSYGSRVFSKQRRPPALMEVLEREGERTVVCELQGSLFFGTTDQLLTELEGDLKTCRFVVLDLRRVQSIDFTGAHMLQQVEAQLKDGGGRLLLSSLPPSLPTGQDLKAYFDEVGLVAPQRGALVFDALDDALTWAEDRVLEEVRGAADGEERPLDVAGVDLFRELGPELRAALEGCLVERSAGLGERIFRAGEGGDEVFVVRRGLVRIELPLGGGRSHHLVSFGRGDFFGEMAFMDRGVRSADAVATAPTELFVLSRARFNEAVHREPILGIRLFARLAHALALRLRVTDAELRALQES; encoded by the coding sequence ATGAACGCGAACGCGCGCAAAGAAGCCGTCATCGACTGGTCCACCGAAGCCCTCGGCGGCTTCGCGGCCATGCTCGTCGCCATGCCGCAGGCCATCGCCTTCGGCGTGGTCGTCTACTCCTCGCTGGGCAGCGGCGACGCCGCGGCCGGCGCGCTGGCCGGCATCGTCGGCACGGCCGTCCTCGGCGTCATCGCCCCGGTCTTCGGCGGGACCCCGCGCCTGATCTCGGCGCCCTGCGCGCCGGCGGCCGCGGTCCTCGCCGCGCTCGGCGCCTCGCTCGCGAGCGGGCCGGCCCACGGAGACCCGGCGCGCCTCGCCCTGCTCCTGACGCTCACGGCTCTCATCGCCGGAGCGCTCCAGCTCTTCTATGGGCTCATCGGCGGCGGGCGCCTCATCAAGTACATCCCCTATCCGGTGGTCAACGGCTACCTGAGCGGCGTCGCGGTGCTCATCTTCCTCGGACAGGTCCCGCGCCTGCTCGGCGTCCCCGCGGGCACGAAACTGTGGGCCGCGGCCCTCTCTCCCGGGCTGTGGAACTGGCACGCCATCCCCGTGGGGCTGGCGGCGATCGCGGCGATGTCCTTCGGCGGCCGCCGCTTCAAGAAGCTCCCGGCCCCCATCCTCGGGCTCGCCGGAGGCCTCGGCGCCTACCTCCTCATGACCTTGGCGCACCCGGAGCTGCGGGTCGCGGCGGGCAACCCGCTCGTCATCGGCCCGCTCTTCGAGAAGGCCTCCTCCTTCGGCGCGGCGTTCGCCCGCTGGTCCTCCTTCCCCCGCCTCTCGCTGATGGACCTCCACTCCGTGCTCGTTCCCGCGCTGACCCTCTCGGTGCTGCTCTCGATGGACACGCTCAAGACCTGCGTCGTGCTCGATGCGCTCACGCGCTCGCGGCACAAGTCCGACCGGGAGCTCATGGCGCAGGGCTTCGGCAACGCGGCGAGCGCGGTCCTCGGAGGCCTGCCGGGCGCCGGCACGCTGGGGGCGAGCCTCGTGAACATGCAGAGCGGCGGGAGCACGCGGGTCTCCGGCACCCTCGAGGGGCTCTTCGCGCTGGTCGCCATCCTCGCCATCGGCGGCCTCATCGCCTGGGTCCCCATCGCCGCGCTCGCCGGGATCCTCATCGTGGTCGGCTGGCGCATGTTCGACCGCAAGAGCTTCCGCCTCCTGCGCAAGCCCTCGACCATCTTCGACTTCCTGGTGATGGCCAGCGTCGTCGCCGCCGCCGTGGTCAGCGACCTCATGACCGCCGCCGGCATCGGTCTGGCCTTCTCCATCCTCCTCTTCATGCGCGAGCAGATCCGCGGCTCGGTCCTGCGCCGCAAGAGCTACGGCAGCCGGGTGTTCTCCAAGCAGCGCCGGCCGCCCGCGCTGATGGAGGTCCTGGAGCGCGAAGGCGAGCGGACGGTCGTCTGCGAACTGCAGGGGAGCCTCTTCTTCGGGACCACCGACCAGCTCCTCACGGAGCTCGAAGGCGACCTCAAGACCTGCCGCTTCGTCGTCCTCGACCTGCGCCGGGTGCAGTCCATCGATTTCACGGGCGCGCACATGCTCCAGCAGGTCGAGGCCCAGCTCAAGGACGGCGGCGGCCGCCTGCTGCTGAGCTCGCTGCCGCCGAGCCTGCCCACCGGGCAGGACCTCAAAGCGTACTTCGACGAGGTCGGCCTCGTGGCCCCCCAACGCGGGGCCCTCGTCTTCGACGCCCTCGACGACGCTCTGACCTGGGCCGAGGACCGGGTCCTCGAGGAGGTCCGGGGCGCCGCGGACGGGGAGGAGCGTCCGCTGGACGTCGCGGGAGTGGACCTCTTCCGCGAGCTCGGCCCGGAGCTTCGCGCCGCCCTCGAGGGCTGCCTCGTCGAACGCTCCGCCGGGCTCGGCGAGCGCATCTTCCGCGCCGGGGAGGGGGGCGACGAGGTCTTCGTCGTGCGCCGGGGACTCGTGCGCATCGAGCTTCCGCTCGGAGGGGGACGGAGCCATCACCTCGTCAGCTTCGGTCGCGGAGACTTCTTCGGCGAGATGGCCTTCATGGACCGCGGGGTCCGCTCCGCGGACGCGGTCGCGACGGCCCCCACCGAGCTCTTCGTCCTCTCTCGTGCGCGCTTCAACGAGGCCGTCCACCGGGAGCCCATCCTGGGCATCCGGCTCTTCGCGCGGCTCGCCCACGCCCTCGCCCTGCGCCTGCGGGTCACCGACGCCGAACTGCGCGCTTTACAGGAGTCCTGA
- a CDS encoding response regulator, with the protein MAERQRILVVDDDRTLQGLLKMVLEKAGYQVAAAVDGMQGTMMARSFKPDLVILDIMMPAGGGFSVFERLRQMVGTMNLPVLVYSAMPLDQIQAKIPSGPETGILQKPAEPGAILQAVQKLLPGA; encoded by the coding sequence ATGGCCGAGAGGCAGCGCATCCTCGTCGTCGACGACGACCGGACCCTTCAGGGCCTCCTGAAGATGGTGCTGGAGAAGGCCGGCTACCAGGTCGCGGCGGCGGTCGACGGGATGCAGGGCACGATGATGGCCCGGAGCTTCAAGCCGGACCTCGTCATCCTCGACATCATGATGCCGGCCGGCGGCGGCTTCTCGGTCTTCGAGCGCCTGCGCCAGATGGTCGGCACCATGAACCTTCCGGTGCTCGTCTACTCGGCGATGCCGCTCGACCAGATCCAGGCGAAGATCCCGTCCGGACCGGAGACGGGCATCCTCCAGAAGCCCGCCGAGCCCGGGGCCATCCTCCAGGCGGTCCAGAAGCTCCTCCCCGGCGCATGA
- a CDS encoding barstar family protein, with amino-acid sequence MSDLGWLDVPSEPRRADAAEAARLRAAAEGRGWRCVRIQGSAARDKDSLLEAFAKVVPLPDYFGRNWDALEECLREPDILGKGPGCLIEVSDFPLVERGLGAEAPAFLSLMTDLSAQWSRETPPFAFKVLLVNEL; translated from the coding sequence TTGAGCGACCTCGGCTGGCTGGACGTCCCCTCGGAGCCTCGGCGCGCGGACGCCGCGGAGGCCGCGCGTCTGCGCGCGGCGGCGGAGGGGCGGGGCTGGCGCTGCGTGCGCATCCAGGGAAGCGCGGCGCGGGACAAGGACTCGCTGCTGGAGGCCTTCGCGAAAGTCGTGCCGCTGCCCGACTACTTCGGGCGCAACTGGGACGCGCTCGAGGAATGTCTGCGGGAGCCCGACATCCTCGGGAAGGGCCCCGGCTGCCTCATCGAGGTCTCGGATTTCCCGCTCGTCGAACGCGGGCTCGGCGCCGAGGCGCCGGCCTTCCTCTCTCTGATGACGGACCTCTCCGCGCAGTGGTCGCGCGAGACTCCGCCGTTCGCCTTCAAAGTCCTCCTCGTCAACGAGCTATAA
- a CDS encoding thioesterase family protein, which translates to MKVQVHYHHTDCGGVVYYAKYLEFLEEARADLLAGLGVSIRELIGRGVQFVVYRQEIDYKHPAVYGDVLEVKTWVRDFSGVRLDFHYEIRKGDGRLVSKAKTTLVCVNREMEPHAPPEDVAAKLRAACESGIADADSRQG; encoded by the coding sequence ATGAAGGTCCAGGTCCACTATCACCACACCGACTGCGGCGGGGTGGTCTACTACGCGAAGTATCTGGAGTTTCTCGAGGAGGCGCGCGCCGATCTCCTCGCCGGTCTCGGGGTCTCCATCCGCGAGCTCATCGGCCGCGGCGTGCAGTTCGTGGTCTATCGCCAGGAGATCGACTACAAGCACCCGGCCGTCTACGGGGACGTCCTCGAGGTGAAGACCTGGGTCCGGGACTTCTCCGGGGTGCGCCTGGACTTCCACTACGAGATCCGCAAGGGCGACGGCCGACTCGTCTCGAAGGCGAAGACGACGCTGGTCTGCGTGAACCGGGAGATGGAGCCCCACGCTCCGCCCGAAGACGTCGCCGCGAAGCTCCGCGCGGCCTGCGAGTCGGGAATCGCCGACGCCGATTCCCGGCAGGGCTAA